From Solea senegalensis isolate Sse05_10M linkage group LG19, IFAPA_SoseM_1, whole genome shotgun sequence, the proteins below share one genomic window:
- the si:ch211-165g14.1 gene encoding uncharacterized protein si:ch211-165g14.1 → MEVSSQDPSLVAMDLSKSYKPLTRSHTEAMDLVKKPEWYHRRPAGCSADITVSSFRSRASSSSFNSLSAAPAPAAVHCRDMDQRPEALTGYMNSSITPGLDLYHDGVHGNLWHQGFYGPDRSGGPAPESSGAEESDSSSDVIFLVSSAKEPLLCSSFIQDSVRHIVEPLSPPVSSLGGGRDCCHLPQPLSSPSADSSYSDDSSDSSVDIPVHHTRPVVLLSDLGSVYGNRVQSLNVSSDDSDVIEVSVTNCRKRSRSFSRKKTVPCKKSDMSDTSPQSGREKAPAKKVRRSTRIRKPVSETPQFSCAASRYSLRRQAKNDAVGIYNESCDSDDMMDYTARLSSPEVDESLSPPNESQRASSSHESDVDALTERTSPPPRGKPTSPAKKPLTTTKRLRGTKQKQQNLKASPANKKNTTRRKKKRRTCSGPSSLFPPREPEIKLRYAKLKAEKKAKKSDAFCPFVHVEQRTCTVVNFEEEEATVRSSRGARTQIGVKSLPGSLPKTSCFRLSRLRSESRSQGALSCSLCGQMANLKGLGDLHGPYCRSSSRLDVQSCRTVQKEEDCSRTLADSVNSPDISYNSRACSPAVTCSQGGDSSALPKIRLQEDECWIHEDCGIWSTGVFLVRGKLYGLEEAARLAQETVCSACQQTGAIMGCFQKGCSRNYHYICAIHSEQSVHQYHPTTQEMTQKKHGGSGGL, encoded by the exons ATGGAAGTGTCCTCACAGGATCCATCCCTTGTGGCCATGGACCTGTCAAAGAGCTACAAACCCCTGACCCGCAGCCACACTGAAGCCATGGACCTGGTGAAGAAGCCGGAGTGGTACCATCGGCGTCCAGCAGGCTGCAGCGCGGACATCACAGTGTCCTCGTTTCGATCCAGAGCCTCGTCGTCCTCTTTTAACTCTCTCTCAGCGGCACCTGCTCCCGCCGCCGTCCACTGCAGAGACATGGACCAGCGCCCTGAGGCTTTGACCGGCTACATGAACTCGTCAATTACTCCGGGTCTGGATTTATACCATGATGGAGTTCACGGCAACCTGTGGCATCAGGGTTTCTACGGTCCTGACCGGAGTGGCGGCCCCGCTCCTGAAAGCAGCGGCGCGGAGGAGAGCGACAGCAGCTCTGATGttattttccttgtttcctctgcAAAGGAGCCGCTCTTATGTAGCTCCTTCATCCAGGACAGTGTGAGACACATCGTGGAGCCTCTGTCGCCGCCTGTGTCCTCGCTGGGGGGAGGGCGAGACTGCTGTCACCTTCCTCAGCCTCTGAGCTCCCCCAGTGCCGACAGCTCGTATTCAGACGACTCGTCGGACAGCTCAGTGGACATCCCCGTTCATCACACCAGGCCCGTCGTCCTCCTGTCGGACCTCGGCTCCGTTTATGGCAACCGCGTCCAATCTCTCAATGTTTCCAGCGACGACAGCGACGTCATTGAAGTCTCCGTCACTAACTGCAGGAAAAGAAGCCGCAGCTTTTCTCGCAAGAAAACTGTCCCTTGTAAAAAGAGTGACATGAGCGACACATCGCCTCAGAGTGGAAGAGAAAAAGCTCCAGCTAAAAAAGTGCGGCGTAGCACCAGAATCAGAAAACCTGTGTCTGAGACACCGCAGTTTTCCTGCGCGGCGTCCCGGTACAGTCTGAGGAGACAGGCCAAAAATGACGCAGTGGGAATTTACAATGAAAGCTGCGATTCTGACGATATGATGGATTACACGGCAAGGTTGTCCAGCCCAGAGGTTGACGAGTCCCTCTCACCACCAAACGAGTCACAGAGAGCGAGTAGCTCACACGAGTCAGATGTGGACGCTCTGACGGAGAGGACGTCACCGCCACCTCGCGGGAAACCTACGAGCCCGGCTAAGAAGCCgctcacaacaacaaaaaggttAAGAGGaaccaaacagaaacagcagaacCTCAAGGCGTCaccagcaaacaaaaaaaacaccacaagacggaagaaaaaaagacgaaCTTGCTCTGGACCATCTTCTCTGTTTCCTCCCAGAGAGCCAGAAATCAAGCTGAGATATGCGAAACTTAAAGCGGAGAAAAAAGCCAAGAAATCGGACGCTTTCTGTCCCTTTGTCCACGTAGAGCAAAGGACGTGCACTGTGGTCAActtcgaggaggaggaggcaactGTGCGGAGCAGCCGAGGAGCACGGACACAGATTGGCGTCAAGTCTCTGCCCGGGTCTTTACCCAAGACGTCCTGTTTCAGGCTGAGTCGGCTCCGCTCAGAGAGCAGGAGCCAGGGGGCGCTCTCCTGCAGCCTGTGCGGTCAGATGGCCAACTTGAAGGGTCTCGGGGACCTTCATGGCCCATACTGTCGCAGCAGCTCACGTTTGGACGTCCAGAGCTGCAGGACTGTGCAGAAGGAGGAAGATTGCTCGCGCACACTCGCTGATTCAGTCAATTCCCCAGACATTAGTTACAATAGTCGCGCATGCTCTCCTGCGGTCACGTGTTCACAAGGCGGCGACAGCAGCGCACTGCCAAAGATCCGTCTTCAGGAGGACGAGTGCTGGATTCACGAAGACTGCGGCATCTGGTCCACCGGCGTCTTCCTTGTCAGAGGGAAGCTGTACGGCTTAGAGGAGGCGGCACGACTGGCACAGGAAACA gTTTGTTCAGCGTGTCAACAAACGGGTGCAATTATGGGCTGTTTCCAGAAGGGCTGTTCCAGAAACTATCACTACATATGTGCCATTCACTCAG AACAAAGCGTTCACCAGTATCACCCGACGACGCAGGAGATGACGCAGAAGAAACACGGAGGCTCTGGAGGTTTGTGA
- the unm_sa1261 gene encoding serine/threonine-protein kinase SBK1: MNSSPNSSRNSIDILEELQLIAAQNLEKLDVSKYFEVVRELGKGTYGKVDLVVHKIRGTKMALKFLKKKTTKLKSFLREYSISLYLSPCPFIINMYGIAIETHEYYVFAEEYALAGDLFDIIPPQVGLPETVAKRCVHQVAMALDYLQCKKLVHRDIKPENILIFDVECRKVKLSDFGMTRCAGSPVRRVSGTIPYTAPELCDNSRQDSFCVDHSTDVWAFGVLLFCMLTGNFPWEKAMPNDTFYEEFVRWQRRRTATVPSQWRRFTADCLQMFRKLLCIEQERRCSVKEVFSYINQCWMLDTENGNSSSEGFMSSTPRLDISSSSSEEKVLVDRLKQQSLSPACVASKGSIMMDTHYSSTSSNSSPSSTGDYDRANRENNERGRILVATPIEICV; this comes from the exons ATGAACTCCTCGCCCAACAGCTCCCGCAACTCCATCGACAtcctggaggagctgcagctgatTGCTGCACAGAACCTGGAGAAACTGGACGTGAGCAAATACTTTGAGGTCGTCCGGGAACTGGGGAAAGGAACCTATGGGAAGGTGGACTTGGTCGTCCATAAAATCAGAG GCACAAAAATGGCCCTTAAgtttctgaagaagaagaccacCAAGCTGAAGAGCTTCCTGAGAGAGTACAGCATCTCCCTTTACCTGTCGCCCTGCCCGTTCATCATCAACATGTACGGCATCGCCATCGAGACGCACGAGTACTACGTCTTCGCTGAGGAGTACGCGCTCGCCGGAGATCTGTTCGACATCATCCCTCCTCAG GTGGGACTCCCGGAGACAGTGGCAAAGCGCTGTGTCCACCAGGTGGCAATGGCTCTGGATTACCTGCAGTGTAAgaaactggtccacagggacatCAAGCCCGAGAACATCCTCATCTTTGACGTGGAGTGCAGAAAGGTCAAGCTGTCGGACTTTGGCATGACTCGCTGCGCAGGCTCTCCGGTGAGGCGCGTGAGTGGCACAATCCCGTACACGGCACCCGAGTTGTGCGATAATTCGCGACAGGACAGTTTCTGCGTGGACCACAGCACGGACGTGTGGGCTTTTGGTGTCCTGCTCTTCTGCATGCTGACAGGAAACTTCCCCTGGGAGAAGGCCATGCCCAACGACACCTTCTACGAGGAGTTTGTCCGCTGGCAGCGTCGCCGGACGGCTACGGTGCCGTCACAGTGGCGCCGCTTCACTGCTGATTGTCTTCAGATGTTTCGCAAGCTCCTCTGCATCGAGCAGGAGCGACGCTGCTCCGTCAAAGAAGTCTTCAGCTACATCAACCAGTGCTGGATGTTGGACACGGAGAAcgggaacagcagcagtgaaggtTTTATGAGCAGCACTCCACGTCTGGACATCAGCTCGTCTTCGTCTGAAGAAAAGGTGTTAGTGGACAGACTGAAGCAACAGAGCCTGTCTCCAGCCTGCGTGGCCTCCAAGGGAAGCATCATGATGGACACCCACTACTCCTCCACGTCCAGCAACAGCTCACCGTCCTCCACCGGCGACTACGACCGGGCCAACAGAGAAAACAACGAAAGAGGGCGCATCCTGGTGGCCACACCCATCGAGATCTGTGTGTAG